The following nucleotide sequence is from Thermanaerothrix sp..
GATCCCTGCCTTCGTTTAGATTTTTACATGAGGCAACCCGTCTCGTTCGTTTAGATTCTTAAGAGAGGCAACATGCATCTGAGAGATCTAGAAGTCTAGCCCCCTGAACCATTCATACATGGCCAACGCGGCGGCTACGCTAACGTTGAGCGACCCTGTCCTGCCAAGCATCGGTATTCTCAGCACCTCATCGCAGGAAGAGGCAACAACCCTTCCAAGCCCCTTGCCCTCGGATCCCACCACCAGGGCAATCCTCCTCGGCATGGCTGCTTCGAAGATGGACCTCTCTCCGTTCGCCTCTATTCCAATAACCCAAAGCCCCAGCCGATCCTTTATATCCCTTATCGCCTGAGACACGTTGCCTATCATAACCATGGGCATCCTAAGGGCCGCGCCGGCACTGCATTTTACCACCGTTCCGGTTGGGAGAGCCCCCCTCCTTGAAGGTATAAGCACAGCAAAAATCCCCGCCGCCTCGGCGGTCCTTATCATGGCCCCAAGGTTGTGGGGGTCCTCCACGTGATCTAAGACCAAGATGTTTAATGGCTTTGCCGCATCCAAAGACACAACCATATTTATCAGGTCTTCCATGCTCAACACCTTGACCGGCGATACCCGGGCCACAAACCCCTGGTGCACAGAGGAGCCAGCTATCCTGTCCAACGCTTCAGGGTCCAGTTCTTGGAACGGGATTCCCTTGGTTTGGCAAAGTCTCAACACCTTATCCCTGAATGGATCCTTCCTTCCTTTTAAGATAAATAACTTAATGCATCCCCCATCACCCTCTAATAGGGATAGAACTGGATTTTTACCGTAAACCACATCCGACGAAACCTCTTGGAAGGAATCGGAGCTCCTCTTTTTCAATTAAATACCTCTCCCATCTTTATGCTTTATATGTGATTTTTTCTATCTCCTACATCATCAGATTTACGCATAAGGGTTTCCCTGATAAAACGCGCCGTATGACCCACATCAGAGGCTGCCACTTCCTCAGGAGTGCCGGCAACCATTACCCTTCCTCCTCCATCTCCTCCCTCTGGACCAAGGTCTATTATGTAGTCAACCGACGCAAGAACCTCCAAGTTATGTTCTATTATCCAAACCGTATTGCCCTGATCTACAAGCCGATGAAGCAACGCAAGAAGCTTTTTAACATCTTTATAATATAATCCCGTGGTCGGTTCATCAAGTAAATACAGGGTATGGCCCCTAAAGCGCTTTCCCAGTTCTTCTGCAAGCTTAACTCGTTGGGCCTCTCCGCCGCTTAAGGTGGTGGCGGGCTGTCCCAGTTTAATATAGCCCAATCCTGCTTCCTCAAGACTTTTAAGCCTGCCGCTGATCTTCGGTATATCA
It contains:
- the rlmB gene encoding 23S rRNA (guanosine(2251)-2'-O)-methyltransferase RlmB, which translates into the protein MVYGKNPVLSLLEGDGGCIKLFILKGRKDPFRDKVLRLCQTKGIPFQELDPEALDRIAGSSVHQGFVARVSPVKVLSMEDLINMVVSLDAAKPLNILVLDHVEDPHNLGAMIRTAEAAGIFAVLIPSRRGALPTGTVVKCSAGAALRMPMVMIGNVSQAIRDIKDRLGLWVIGIEANGERSIFEAAMPRRIALVVGSEGKGLGRVVASSCDEVLRIPMLGRTGSLNVSVAAALAMYEWFRGLDF